A single Leptolyngbya subtilissima AS-A7 DNA region contains:
- the thiD gene encoding bifunctional hydroxymethylpyrimidine kinase/phosphomethylpyrimidine kinase — MTMTPTWPAALTVAGSDSGGGAGIQADLRTFAFHLVHGTSALTCVTAQNTVGVMRVDALPPEAVVAQIEAVTSDIAVQAVKTGMLLNQEIIQAVALALKALPNTTPVVLDPVMVSRTGAQLIDDDAIATLTRHLIPQARVLTPNRYEAQLLSGLAITTLADMEAAARQIYQLGPQAVLVKGGGMMDALRSTDVWFDGSEMVVLEAEVVETKHTHGTGCTLSAAIAANLALGKDPLTAVKDAKNYVTNALKHALAIGKGQGPVGHFFPLISQ; from the coding sequence ATGACGATGACGCCTACCTGGCCTGCGGCTCTAACCGTTGCCGGTTCTGACAGCGGCGGTGGGGCTGGCATTCAGGCCGACCTGCGCACCTTTGCCTTTCACCTAGTCCACGGCACCAGTGCCCTGACCTGTGTGACTGCCCAAAACACTGTGGGAGTCATGCGGGTTGACGCTTTGCCGCCCGAAGCTGTGGTAGCCCAGATTGAAGCAGTGACCAGTGACATCGCCGTGCAGGCAGTCAAAACCGGCATGCTGCTCAACCAGGAGATTATTCAGGCAGTTGCGCTGGCGTTAAAAGCGTTGCCCAACACAACTCCGGTAGTTTTGGATCCGGTAATGGTGTCACGCACGGGCGCGCAATTAATTGACGACGATGCGATCGCTACCCTGACCCGCCACCTAATACCCCAAGCCCGCGTTCTGACCCCAAACCGCTATGAGGCCCAGTTGCTCAGTGGTTTAGCCATCACTACCCTGGCCGATATGGAGGCAGCAGCCCGCCAGATCTACCAGCTTGGCCCCCAGGCCGTTTTGGTAAAAGGAGGTGGCATGATGGATGCTCTACGCAGTACCGATGTCTGGTTTGACGGCAGCGAGATGGTGGTTTTAGAGGCCGAGGTCGTAGAAACAAAACATACCCACGGCACCGGCTGCACGCTATCAGCGGCGATCGCCGCCAACCTGGCCCTGGGCAAAGACCCACTGACCGCCGTTAAAGACGCCAAAAACTACGTCACCAACGCCCTCAAGCACGCCCTCGCGATCGGTAAAGGGCAAGGTCCTGTTGGTCACTTCTTTCCTCTGATATCTCAGTAG
- the ftsZ gene encoding cell division protein FtsZ, with protein sequence MTPDNPHGNGAGHSNADYESYSTHQAETATSDLVPAADAVTAFAGPSNPFSHGELNSSQPHNARAMPGETYTKNTALPSSVARIKVIGVGGGGCNAVNRMISSGLSGIEFWSINTDAQALDNTTQTNSLHIGQKLTRGLGAGGNPAIGQKAAEESREEISAALEESDLVFITAGMGGGTGTGAAPIVAEVAKEAGALTVGVVTRPFTFEGRRRMNQADEGIAALQGRVDTLIIIPNDKLLSVISEQTPVQEAFRTADDILRQGVQGISDIITIPGLVNVDFADVRAIMADAGTALMGIGMGSGKSRAREAAIAAISSPLLESSIDGASGAVFNITGGSDLTLHEVNAAAEIIYEGVDPNANIIFGAVIDERMQGEVCITVIATGFNTRAGAQPEIEVARVTPFKRTLATPPPATPPANSGGGGLGAGLDIPEFLQRRRPNGNR encoded by the coding sequence ATGACCCCCGACAACCCCCACGGCAATGGTGCTGGCCACAGCAACGCTGACTACGAGTCTTACTCGACTCATCAGGCTGAGACTGCAACCTCTGACCTGGTTCCGGCGGCCGATGCTGTGACCGCCTTCGCTGGCCCGTCTAACCCGTTTAGCCACGGCGAGCTTAACTCCAGTCAACCCCACAATGCCAGAGCTATGCCCGGAGAAACGTACACCAAAAACACGGCTTTGCCCAGCAGCGTCGCCCGCATCAAGGTAATTGGGGTCGGCGGTGGCGGCTGTAACGCCGTCAATCGCATGATTAGCAGCGGCCTGTCGGGGATTGAATTTTGGTCCATTAACACCGATGCCCAGGCCCTCGACAACACCACCCAGACCAACAGCCTGCACATCGGTCAAAAGTTGACCCGTGGGCTCGGCGCTGGGGGTAACCCCGCCATTGGCCAAAAGGCGGCCGAAGAATCTCGGGAAGAAATTTCCGCAGCCCTAGAAGAGTCTGACCTGGTGTTTATCACCGCCGGCATGGGGGGCGGCACGGGCACAGGGGCGGCGCCCATTGTGGCCGAGGTAGCCAAGGAAGCCGGAGCGCTGACCGTTGGCGTGGTCACTCGCCCTTTTACTTTTGAGGGACGCCGTCGCATGAACCAGGCCGATGAGGGCATTGCTGCCCTTCAAGGTCGGGTTGACACGCTGATTATTATTCCTAATGACAAGCTGCTATCCGTCATCTCTGAGCAGACCCCGGTGCAGGAAGCCTTTCGCACTGCCGACGACATTCTGCGCCAGGGCGTGCAGGGTATCTCTGACATTATTACGATCCCCGGTTTAGTCAATGTTGACTTTGCTGATGTGCGGGCCATTATGGCCGACGCGGGCACGGCCCTGATGGGCATTGGCATGGGTTCAGGTAAGTCACGGGCGCGGGAAGCCGCGATCGCGGCGATCTCTTCTCCCCTGCTAGAGTCGTCCATCGATGGGGCCTCCGGAGCCGTATTCAACATCACTGGAGGGTCCGATCTAACCCTCCACGAAGTCAACGCCGCCGCCGAGATTATCTACGAAGGGGTCGATCCCAACGCCAACATCATCTTTGGTGCGGTCATCGACGAGCGCATGCAGGGCGAAGTCTGCATCACGGTGATTGCCACCGGCTTTAACACCCGTGCCGGAGCCCAGCCCGAGATTGAGGTAGCCCGCGTTACGCCTTTTAAGCGCACCCTGGCCACACCGCCGCCCGCCACGCCACCCGCCAACAGTGGTGGCGGCGGTTTGGGGGCCGGACTAGATATCCCCGAGTTTCTGCAGCGGCGGCGGCCTAACGGCAACCGCTAG
- a CDS encoding FtsQ-type POTRA domain-containing protein, producing MTRVSSLSRDELKTRRKSLRRRRRVSISQALWRFWALSGLTAAIFWGATRPVWLINSPAQINVTGNELLSDEMVQSLMPLTYPQPLMKVEPEVLARQLRDRAPITTAEVTRQILPPRLNVKVQERVPVAVVLPVGKADGSDTQYLQAGFLDAHGAWMPLASFGLGSASPQLPTLQLRGIQPHYQRYWPQIYETIVGSPVAITEIDWHDPNNLVLETALGTVYLGPYSPELEQQLATLDKMRNLPGQLSESEVARIDLSNPDAPSIAVVDTADPKASSAQTDSDASP from the coding sequence ATGACCCGTGTTTCCTCCCTGTCTCGTGATGAACTCAAGACCCGGCGAAAAAGTCTCCGCCGGCGGCGGCGTGTTTCGATCAGCCAGGCACTCTGGCGATTTTGGGCGCTTTCGGGGCTGACAGCCGCCATTTTTTGGGGGGCTACGCGTCCGGTATGGCTGATTAACAGTCCCGCTCAAATTAATGTGACGGGCAACGAACTGCTCAGCGACGAAATGGTGCAAAGCCTGATGCCGCTGACCTACCCTCAGCCTTTGATGAAGGTGGAGCCAGAGGTGCTGGCTCGACAACTGCGCGATCGCGCCCCCATTACTACCGCAGAAGTCACCCGTCAGATCTTACCACCGCGCCTCAACGTCAAGGTGCAGGAGCGGGTGCCCGTAGCGGTGGTGCTGCCCGTAGGCAAAGCCGACGGTAGCGACACTCAATATCTCCAAGCCGGGTTTCTCGACGCCCACGGAGCTTGGATGCCCCTAGCCAGCTTTGGTTTGGGCAGCGCCTCACCGCAGCTGCCCACTCTCCAACTGCGAGGCATTCAGCCCCACTACCAACGCTACTGGCCGCAGATCTATGAAACCATCGTTGGCAGCCCGGTAGCTATTACCGAAATTGACTGGCACGATCCCAACAACCTAGTGCTTGAGACGGCGCTGGGCACGGTCTACCTAGGCCCTTATAGCCCAGAGCTAGAGCAGCAGCTGGCCACCCTCGACAAAATGCGCAATCTGCCCGGCCAGCTGTCCGAGTCTGAGGTAGCCCGCATCGACCTCAGCAATCCCGACGCTCCCTCGATCGCCGTAGTCGACACCGCCGATCCAAAGGCAAGCTCAGCGCAGACAGACTCTGACGCTAGTCCATAA
- the psaK gene encoding photosystem I reaction center subunit PsaK, which translates to MEAGTLAFLPILAAVPHTPDWSPKVAVVMILCNILALVIGRLRIKYPSAPPAMPGGALFGNLGLPAVLASASFGHLIGTGVILGLANLGVL; encoded by the coding sequence ATGGAGGCTGGTACATTGGCATTCCTACCAATTTTAGCTGCGGTTCCGCATACGCCCGACTGGAGCCCTAAGGTGGCCGTCGTGATGATTCTCTGTAATATTTTGGCCCTTGTCATTGGCAGACTCAGGATTAAATACCCTAGCGCACCGCCGGCAATGCCCGGCGGTGCGCTGTTTGGCAACCTTGGCCTGCCGGCAGTGCTGGCCAGCGCCAGCTTTGGCCATCTGATTGGAACCGGGGTAATTTTGGGCCTGGCGAACCTGGGTGTTCTCTAG
- a CDS encoding glycosyltransferase family 2 protein: MSFSPGHASRPSISIIIPVYNGGESFRRCLDSLRQSSWQPDEVIVVADGDTDGSWEVAKAFGAKVFRYDSAGGPARARNRGASMAQGDILFFIDADVTVGQDTILNVEIAFQKDVNLAALIGSYDDQPGASNFLSQYKNLLHHYTHQVSSEKASTFWGACGAVRTEAFHAVGGFDERYVRPCVEDIELGYRLRRAGYTIRLCKHIQVKHLKCWKPVSLLRAEIFYRALPWAELILSQGQPMNDLNLDRTSRLSVVLSFAALGCLLGGVIEPFLWIVAIAIMLGLLVINQRVYRFFWHKRGPLFALRAIPWHWFYFLYGGAAFAYSFATYRFRQFSTLAD; the protein is encoded by the coding sequence ATGAGTTTTAGCCCAGGTCATGCATCAAGACCCAGTATTTCTATCATCATCCCTGTGTATAACGGTGGTGAAAGCTTCCGCCGCTGCCTCGATAGCCTGAGACAATCGAGTTGGCAGCCTGACGAGGTGATTGTGGTTGCCGACGGCGACACCGACGGTTCATGGGAAGTGGCCAAAGCGTTTGGGGCTAAGGTATTTCGCTACGACTCGGCAGGTGGACCAGCCCGCGCCCGCAACCGAGGGGCATCGATGGCCCAGGGAGACATTCTGTTTTTTATCGATGCCGATGTCACCGTTGGTCAAGACACCATTCTCAACGTCGAAATTGCCTTTCAAAAAGACGTTAACCTAGCGGCGCTGATTGGCTCCTACGATGACCAGCCAGGGGCCTCTAACTTCCTGTCGCAGTACAAAAACCTGCTTCACCACTACACCCACCAGGTATCGTCCGAAAAGGCTTCAACCTTTTGGGGGGCCTGCGGAGCCGTTCGCACCGAGGCATTTCACGCCGTGGGCGGGTTTGACGAGCGCTACGTCAGACCCTGTGTCGAAGACATTGAACTGGGTTACCGGCTGCGGCGGGCAGGCTACACCATTCGCCTGTGCAAGCACATTCAGGTCAAGCACCTGAAATGTTGGAAGCCCGTTTCACTGCTGCGGGCCGAAATTTTCTACCGCGCCCTGCCTTGGGCAGAGCTAATTCTTAGCCAGGGTCAGCCGATGAATGACCTCAATCTAGACCGCACTAGCCGACTGAGTGTGGTGCTCAGCTTTGCGGCGCTAGGGTGCCTGCTGGGCGGAGTGATTGAGCCCTTTTTGTGGATTGTTGCGATCGCTATTATGCTTGGGCTGCTGGTCATCAATCAGCGGGTTTATCGCTTCTTTTGGCATAAGCGCGGGCCGCTCTTTGCCTTGCGGGCAATCCCTTGGCACTGGTTCTATTTTCTCTACGGCGGTGCCGCCTTCGCCTACAGTTTCGCAACCTATCGGTTTCGGCAATTTTCTACCCTCGCCGACTAG
- a CDS encoding TMEM14 family protein gives MPTGVLCAIAYAALSAIGGLTGYAQARSHVSLVTGLVSAVLLLTGAWLWQAGSAGGAGMAMGVTVALVFIFVRRWMQTRKAMPAAIMIVAGVLAFMGMGLSLFGVV, from the coding sequence ATGCCCACCGGAGTTCTCTGTGCGATCGCCTATGCTGCCCTTTCTGCGATCGGCGGTCTGACGGGCTATGCCCAAGCCCGCAGTCATGTGTCCTTGGTTACTGGTTTGGTGAGCGCCGTTCTGCTGCTGACCGGAGCTTGGCTATGGCAGGCTGGTTCTGCTGGCGGGGCCGGGATGGCTATGGGAGTCACGGTAGCCCTAGTATTTATCTTCGTTCGCCGCTGGATGCAGACTCGCAAAGCCATGCCCGCCGCCATCATGATTGTGGCAGGGGTGCTGGCGTTTATGGGGATGGGGCTTTCGCTGTTCGGCGTTGTTTAG
- a CDS encoding S-layer homology domain-containing protein, with amino-acid sequence MSAALRLTIMVSGLSLLLVAGCAGSPLEQSLEADPQLQDRPVFNGEEPETPAEAEAEPDPAETAAEIPTSTEAEPTEPKPSPEDSAATLAEVPEDLRPYVQNWLDLGIVESARSTAGGTPVELEFAPNQTITRGEFAHWLLTANNRFYKDVPAKRMRAAAAGTAPAFQDVPASHPYFAAIQGLAEAGIIPSAKTGNATAVTFRPDAPLTRETLVLWKVPLDSRAPLPTAAADTVATTWGFQDAAKIEPLAMRAVLADHQNGDFANIRRAFGYTTLFQPQKGVTQAEAAAALWRFGNQTEGISAEDLLKQSSTESSSPEPANSTNSP; translated from the coding sequence TTGTCTGCTGCGCTGCGTCTCACGATCATGGTATCTGGGCTGAGTCTGCTACTGGTCGCCGGTTGTGCGGGCAGTCCCCTAGAACAGTCTCTAGAGGCCGATCCGCAACTACAAGATCGGCCCGTATTCAACGGCGAAGAGCCCGAGACCCCTGCTGAAGCAGAGGCCGAACCCGATCCGGCCGAGACAGCCGCCGAGATCCCTACTTCCACTGAGGCCGAACCCACCGAACCAAAACCCTCACCTGAGGACAGCGCCGCGACCCTAGCCGAAGTGCCCGAAGACCTACGCCCCTATGTGCAAAACTGGCTAGACCTTGGCATTGTCGAGTCAGCACGGTCAACAGCCGGTGGCACCCCCGTAGAGCTCGAATTTGCCCCTAACCAGACTATTACGCGGGGTGAGTTCGCTCACTGGCTACTCACTGCTAACAACAGATTTTATAAAGATGTACCAGCCAAGCGCATGCGCGCCGCCGCCGCTGGCACTGCCCCCGCTTTTCAAGATGTGCCTGCTTCGCACCCCTACTTTGCCGCCATTCAAGGGTTAGCCGAAGCGGGAATTATTCCCAGTGCCAAGACCGGCAATGCCACAGCTGTCACCTTTCGGCCCGATGCGCCCCTTACCCGCGAAACCCTCGTGCTGTGGAAGGTGCCTCTAGATTCTCGTGCGCCGTTGCCAACTGCGGCGGCCGACACGGTTGCTACCACCTGGGGCTTTCAGGATGCCGCTAAGATTGAGCCGTTGGCGATGCGAGCGGTGTTGGCCGACCACCAAAACGGCGATTTCGCCAATATTCGCCGTGCTTTTGGCTATACCACCCTTTTTCAGCCCCAAAAGGGCGTTACCCAGGCTGAGGCCGCTGCTGCCCTGTGGCGATTTGGCAACCAAACCGAAGGTATTTCTGCCGAAGACCTGCTAAAACAATCTTCCACTGAGTCAAGTTCCCCAGAACCGGCCAATTCTACAAACTCGCCTTAA
- a CDS encoding nucleoside hydrolase, whose product MPPRPIIIDCDPGVDDAIALLLAFASPAEFELLGITTVAGNVPLALTQANARRICHLAQRTDVPVYAGCPRPLLRSLTTAEDIHGATGLQGADLLEPTLPLQSQHAVAFLIEQFTTTSTPITLATLGPLTNLAVALIQCPEIAQGIDQVVMMGGALGNGNITPAAEFNIYVDPHAANVVVEAGLPLTMIGLDVTHQVVTTPDRLAALEALGTPVSKAAVGMLRYYGQLDVERHGLTAPPLHDPCVIAYLLHPELFTGRPMHLAIETEGTLCLGRTVANGHLTPNATVIETANADGIYALLTERLGKL is encoded by the coding sequence ATGCCGCCCCGACCCATCATTATTGACTGCGACCCTGGGGTTGATGATGCGATCGCCCTCCTTCTCGCTTTCGCTAGCCCTGCTGAGTTCGAGCTGTTGGGTATCACTACTGTGGCGGGCAACGTGCCGCTGGCGCTCACCCAGGCCAACGCTCGCCGCATCTGCCACCTGGCTCAACGTACTGACGTGCCGGTGTATGCGGGGTGTCCTAGGCCACTATTGCGATCGCTCACCACCGCCGAAGACATCCACGGCGCAACGGGTTTGCAGGGGGCCGATCTACTCGAACCCACTCTGCCGCTGCAATCTCAACATGCCGTCGCGTTTCTGATTGAACAATTCACCACGACCTCGACGCCCATTACCCTAGCTACCCTCGGCCCGCTCACCAATCTAGCGGTAGCACTGATCCAGTGCCCCGAGATTGCCCAAGGCATTGACCAGGTGGTGATGATGGGTGGAGCTTTGGGAAACGGCAACATTACCCCCGCCGCTGAGTTCAATATCTACGTCGATCCCCATGCGGCCAACGTAGTCGTAGAGGCCGGTCTGCCCCTGACCATGATCGGCTTGGATGTCACTCACCAAGTTGTAACCACTCCCGATCGCCTGGCAGCGCTTGAGGCCCTGGGCACCCCCGTGAGCAAAGCCGCTGTGGGCATGCTGCGCTACTACGGCCAGCTAGATGTTGAACGTCATGGGCTAACCGCGCCCCCCCTCCACGACCCCTGTGTGATCGCCTATCTGCTGCACCCCGAGCTCTTTACCGGTCGGCCCATGCACCTGGCGATTGAAACCGAAGGCACCCTTTGCCTAGGGCGCACCGTGGCCAATGGGCACCTGACTCCCAACGCCACCGTCATCGAAACTGCTAATGCCGACGGTATCTATGCACTTTTGACAGAACGCCTTGGGAAACTATAG
- a CDS encoding BMC domain-containing protein: MAIAVGVIETQTFPAVLAAADAMVKAANVTVSVQDRSESGRQFVVIRGLVAEVKRAMEAGLIAAKACPNLAEVTSHVIIPNPTDNIDAILPIGFTSASESFRV, from the coding sequence ATGGCCATTGCCGTCGGCGTCATTGAAACCCAAACCTTTCCCGCAGTGCTGGCCGCCGCCGATGCCATGGTCAAAGCGGCCAACGTCACCGTCTCGGTGCAAGATCGCTCCGAGAGTGGGCGGCAGTTTGTGGTGATTCGTGGCCTAGTGGCCGAGGTCAAGCGCGCTATGGAAGCCGGGCTGATCGCAGCCAAAGCCTGCCCTAACCTGGCCGAAGTCACTTCTCACGTGATCATCCCTAACCCCACCGACAACATCGACGCGATTCTGCCCATTGGGTTTACTTCGGCCTCAGAATCCTTCCGGGTATAA
- a CDS encoding carbon dioxide-concentrating mechanism protein CcmK, producing the protein MPQAVGSLETRGFPPVLAAADAMVKAGRVTLIGYIRAGSARFAINIRGDVSEVKAAMAAGVEAAEKTPGGILETWVIIPRPHENVVAVLPIEFNDETEIFRQAVEQPILPGSTGR; encoded by the coding sequence ATGCCACAAGCCGTCGGGTCGCTCGAAACCAGAGGGTTTCCCCCGGTGCTTGCCGCCGCAGATGCGATGGTAAAAGCGGGGCGCGTTACGCTCATTGGCTACATCCGTGCCGGTAGTGCCCGCTTCGCCATCAACATTCGTGGTGATGTCTCCGAAGTTAAGGCCGCCATGGCCGCTGGGGTAGAAGCCGCTGAAAAAACCCCCGGTGGCATTCTCGAAACCTGGGTGATCATCCCCCGTCCCCACGAAAACGTGGTGGCCGTACTGCCGATTGAATTTAACGATGAGACCGAAATCTTCCGCCAGGCTGTCGAGCAACCCATTTTGCCCGGCTCTACCGGTCGCTAG
- a CDS encoding DUF2945 domain-containing protein, with product MEQAFKKGDKVSWSTAQGKTVGTIVEKLTSRTEIKGHTVAASKENPQYLVESEKTGSHAAHKPEALTKED from the coding sequence ATGGAACAAGCTTTCAAAAAAGGAGACAAAGTTTCTTGGAGTACAGCTCAGGGAAAAACGGTGGGTACGATAGTCGAAAAGCTAACATCTCGTACCGAAATTAAGGGTCACACCGTTGCTGCATCTAAGGAAAATCCCCAGTATCTGGTAGAAAGCGAAAAAACCGGTAGCCATGCAGCTCACAAGCCAGAGGCTTTGACAAAAGAAGACTAG
- a CDS encoding DUF4383 domain-containing protein, whose product MTGLTKLLQAYPKLLSDVYLRGIMKAAQRFALIIGIFYLTIGILGFIPALVSQSGAMPPSIEKLGVVSGFGYLMGLFPINTPHNIIHLVTGLLGIVASIALDSSRLFSGQLGIYYTTLAVLGLVPVANTFFGLFPLYGADVFLHGLTGALGIYFGFFATPSLLSLFKKELKEDATSGEVL is encoded by the coding sequence GTGACAGGCCTTACCAAGCTGCTGCAAGCTTATCCAAAACTGTTATCTGACGTTTACCTTAGAGGTATCATGAAAGCTGCACAAAGATTTGCATTGATTATCGGCATATTCTACCTAACCATAGGTATTCTGGGCTTCATTCCTGCCCTAGTCTCCCAGTCTGGCGCTATGCCCCCTTCGATTGAGAAGCTAGGCGTCGTTTCTGGATTTGGCTACTTGATGGGTCTATTTCCAATTAATACGCCTCACAATATTATTCACCTTGTCACAGGCTTGTTGGGAATCGTTGCTTCTATTGCGTTAGATAGCTCTCGTCTATTCTCTGGGCAATTGGGTATCTACTACACTACCCTGGCTGTCCTAGGTCTAGTACCGGTTGCCAATACTTTCTTCGGACTTTTTCCACTCTATGGAGCCGACGTTTTTCTACACGGGTTAACGGGCGCACTGGGTATTTATTTCGGCTTTTTTGCTACTCCCTCCCTGCTAAGCCTGTTTAAGAAAGAGCTGAAGGAAGACGCCACTTCTGGCGAAGTTCTATAG
- a CDS encoding GAF domain-containing protein, whose amino-acid sequence MPKLNNFIPDVTRDDTLETLIHQLFEAPLHSQHSTRVMDNILAKLGEQLQCDRVFLYLRSPDTQLGRVPFCWKKQPSIPTIYDPAWKPEDPALAKDDPMFAAALKAQPSIFVEDVETAGSEVLNREFEHQTFGHRALIHAHLRSDQTLWGILQACVFEVPRVWSQGDRQLIEQAVTQLTPFAIDYVKSEPELATSR is encoded by the coding sequence ATGCCCAAGCTAAACAACTTCATTCCTGATGTGACCCGCGACGACACGCTCGAAACACTGATTCATCAACTGTTTGAGGCACCGCTCCATAGCCAGCATTCAACCCGAGTAATGGATAATATTTTGGCCAAGTTAGGAGAGCAGTTGCAGTGCGATCGCGTCTTTTTATACCTACGCTCTCCCGACACTCAGCTAGGGCGGGTGCCCTTCTGTTGGAAAAAACAGCCATCGATACCTACAATCTATGACCCTGCGTGGAAACCGGAAGATCCCGCCTTGGCAAAGGACGACCCCATGTTTGCGGCTGCCCTCAAAGCGCAGCCCAGCATTTTTGTAGAGGATGTGGAAACCGCTGGTTCAGAGGTGTTGAACCGTGAGTTTGAGCACCAAACCTTTGGCCATCGAGCCTTGATTCATGCCCACCTGCGCTCGGATCAAACCCTGTGGGGCATTTTGCAAGCTTGTGTTTTTGAAGTTCCCCGGGTGTGGAGCCAGGGCGATCGCCAACTCATTGAGCAGGCCGTTACCCAGCTCACGCCCTTCGCCATAGACTATGTGAAGTCTGAGCCAGAGTTGGCAACAAGTAGATAG
- the leuA gene encoding 2-isopropylmalate synthase → MLINPAEKYRPFAPIALPDRTWPSQVITQPPIWLSTDLRDGNQALIEPMSVEQKLRMFELLVAIGFKEIEVAFPSASETDFNFVRRLIEENRVPDDVEIQVLTQAREDLIRRTFDSLEGAKRAIVHVYNATAPVFRRVVFRNDKAATIALAVNAATLIRDLAVERPATQWRFQYSPEVFSQTELEFARDICNAVLEVWQPTPDRKAIINLPATVESATPNVFADQVEWMHRHLAYRDSVNLSVHNHNDRGCAIAAAELGQMAGADRVEGCLFGNGERTGNVDIVTLALNLYTQGIHPGLDFSRINEVARIVEDCTQLPIHPRHPYVGDLVFTAFSGSHQDAIRKGFAARNPEDLWDMPYLPLDPADLGRSYESVVRVNSQSGKGGIAFLLERDYNLSLPRRLQIEFSQIVQRAMDATGKEMTAPMLWDLFEQEYLRVNLPFKYVSHHWQDDETPSAISTTLECSDVRFTRAGHGNGPIDAFVDALNLGIRVHSYEERAIGHGSDADAIALIEIAADWLEGTIHGVGIHSSIVTASLLAVLSAANRGLATLTPSQRQAVLSLPQTVS, encoded by the coding sequence ATGTTGATCAATCCCGCCGAAAAGTATCGCCCCTTTGCGCCGATCGCATTGCCCGATCGCACCTGGCCCAGCCAGGTAATCACCCAACCCCCGATTTGGCTGAGCACTGATCTGCGCGATGGCAACCAGGCGCTTATCGAGCCGATGTCTGTCGAGCAAAAGCTACGGATGTTTGAGCTGCTAGTGGCGATCGGCTTTAAGGAAATCGAGGTAGCGTTTCCGTCGGCTTCGGAGACCGACTTTAACTTTGTACGCCGCCTGATCGAAGAAAACCGCGTGCCGGATGATGTGGAAATTCAGGTGCTCACTCAGGCGCGGGAAGACTTGATTCGTCGCACCTTTGATTCCCTTGAGGGAGCTAAGCGGGCGATCGTCCATGTCTACAATGCTACAGCCCCGGTGTTTCGGCGGGTGGTGTTTCGCAACGACAAAGCGGCAACGATCGCACTAGCGGTAAACGCCGCAACCCTAATCCGCGATTTGGCGGTAGAGCGCCCTGCAACCCAGTGGCGCTTCCAGTATTCGCCGGAGGTGTTTTCCCAAACCGAACTGGAGTTTGCTCGGGATATCTGCAATGCGGTGTTGGAAGTCTGGCAGCCGACGCCCGATCGCAAAGCGATCATCAACCTGCCCGCCACGGTAGAAAGCGCCACCCCCAACGTGTTTGCCGACCAGGTGGAATGGATGCACCGCCATCTCGCCTACCGCGACAGCGTGAACTTAAGCGTGCACAACCACAACGATCGCGGCTGTGCGATCGCCGCCGCTGAGCTAGGCCAAATGGCTGGAGCCGATCGGGTGGAGGGCTGCCTGTTTGGCAATGGCGAGCGCACCGGCAATGTCGATATCGTCACTCTAGCGCTCAACCTCTACACCCAGGGCATTCATCCGGGGCTAGATTTCTCGCGCATTAACGAAGTGGCTCGCATTGTCGAAGACTGCACTCAGCTGCCCATTCACCCCCGCCACCCCTACGTAGGTGACCTGGTATTCACCGCATTTTCAGGCTCTCACCAGGATGCGATTCGCAAAGGCTTTGCGGCCCGTAACCCAGAAGATCTGTGGGACATGCCCTACCTACCCCTCGATCCCGCTGACCTGGGGCGCTCCTATGAGTCGGTGGTGCGGGTAAATAGCCAGTCGGGCAAGGGGGGCATTGCCTTTTTGCTAGAGCGCGACTACAACCTCAGCCTGCCCCGCCGTTTGCAAATTGAGTTTAGCCAGATAGTGCAGCGCGCCATGGATGCCACCGGCAAGGAGATGACCGCACCCATGCTGTGGGATCTCTTTGAGCAGGAGTATCTGCGGGTCAACTTGCCGTTTAAATACGTCAGCCACCACTGGCAGGATGATGAAACACCATCGGCCATTTCCACAACCTTGGAATGTAGTGATGTAAGATTCACCCGGGCGGGACATGGCAATGGGCCCATCGACGCCTTTGTGGATGCCCTAAATCTAGGGATTCGGGTGCACAGCTACGAAGAGCGGGCCATTGGGCACGGCAGTGATGCCGATGCGATCGCGCTAATCGAGATCGCCGCCGACTGGCTAGAGGGCACCATCCACGGGGTAGGCATTCACAGCAGCATTGTCACGGCCTCGCTGTTGGCGGTGTTGAGCGCGGCTAACCGGGGACTGGCGACCTTAACCCCTAGCCAGAGACAAGCGGTTTTGTCCTTGCCGCAAACTGTTTCCTAG